One part of the Plasmodium berghei ANKA genome assembly, chromosome: 2 genome encodes these proteins:
- a CDS encoding selenocysteine-specific elongation factor, putative, which produces MINVNIGVLGHVDSGKTSLCRCLSEVLSTCALDKHRQSQEKGITIDLGFSSFYIKKKKSQTATSENQHGETQNNKIIPKHGPNTNENKNKNEYIPDQNNVKKEDINNDCETGNIQNINISEKNHENELIQICLVDCPGHHSLIKCIVMGAKIMDMIFLVIDINKGIQKQTIECLVLCQFVKSDIIIILNKIDLIPLHERDKKINSMKKKIKDAINRTSLKKLSYYIVSLSANRKNRDDNEIDDVEIGKKIISMCRNSPNELNPHFNILKKEKNTRENINELVELLKSVIKIPVRETNPTFEDFYFLYDHSFEIKGKGMVYTGTVIKGKITINSDISILPLNIRGKIKDIQSFKKKQKEGTSGNRLSFLISHDNIKNLKKVERGIIVHEKSNICNFAVFICKIKLIEFYKKSIKNKELLTCIIGFASSHSYGFFFKKLKTDPKKEQTINVQNNEHNNGQRGGETYSTCLSNNIGFDRNGNYLIIDEVEYINHIDDGTVSENDLFESEKEYQNNERNEEIYFLVILKKKMYGFNGEKCIFLKNDENINCRICLHGNIVDIIKDSAVNSKINNSTFVMNKKPCLNDHEDYKNLKIMKEKEKIGLIEKVIDNTTLLCKNVFASSNQVTAYLTQKIYLIPLEHQKNKNVCKTATIGYIAKSFAKNGKFIVHFDDDISHIKDNIKLYIIMIKYYKDIFTKKKIFM; this is translated from the coding sequence ATGATTAATGTTAATATAGGGGTATTAGGACATGTAGATTCTGGGAAAACAAGTTTATGCAGGTGTTTAAGTGAAGTTTTGAGCACCTGTGCTTTGGATAAGCATAGGCAAAGTCAAGAAAAGGGAATAACCATTGATCTTGgattttcatcattttatataaaaaaaaaaaaaagccAAACTGCAACTAGCGAAAATCAACATGGAGAAactcaaaataataaaataataccaAAACATGGACCAAAtacaaatgaaaataaaaataaaaatgaatacaTTCCTGACCAAAATAACGTAAAAAAAGAGgatattaataatgattGTGAAACAggaaatattcaaaatataaatatatcagaAAAAAACCACGAAAATGAgttaatacaaatatgtTTAGTAGATTGTCCTGGGCATCATTCTCTAATAAAATGCATAGTAATGGGGGCAAAAATTATGgatatgatttttttagttatagatataaataaagggATACAAAAACAAACAATAGAGTGTCTAGTTTTATGCCAATTTGTAAAAAgtgatattattattattctaaataaaattgatttAATACCTTTACATGAAAgggataaaaaaattaattctatgaaaaaaaaaattaaagacGCAATAAATAGAACATCTCTAAAAAAGTTGTCATATTACATAGTCAGCTTATCTGCTAACAGGAAAAATCGAGATGATAACGAAATAGATGATGTTGAAATtgggaaaaaaattatttctatGTGTAGAAACAGTCCAAATGAACTTAATCCTCATTTcaacattttaaaaaaagaaaaaaatacaagggaaaatataaatgaactTGTAGAACTATTAAAGAgtgttataaaaattccAGTAAGAGAAACAAATCCAACTTTTGaagatttttattttttatatgaccATTCATTTGAAATAAAGGGGAAAGGTATGGTATATACAGGAACTGTTATAAAAGgtaaaataacaataaattcggatatttcaatattgcctttaaatataagaggaaaaattaaagatatacaaagttttaaaaaaaaacaaaaagaaGGTACATCAGGTAATagattatcatttttaatatcacatgacaatattaaaaatttgaaaaaagtAGAAAGAGGTATAATTGTTCATGAAAAATCGAATATATGCAATTTTGctgtatttatttgtaaaataaaattaatagaattttataaaaaaagtataaaaaataaagaattgTTAACATGCATAATTGGTTTTGCTTCATCTCATTCTTAtggttttttttttaaaaagttaaaaaCAGACCCCAAAAAGGAACAAACTATTAATGTGCAGAATAATGAACATAATAATGGGCAGCGTGGTGGGGAAACATATTCCACTTGCctttcaaataatattggaTTTGATAGAAATGGAAATTACTTAATTATTGACGAGGTGGAATATATTAACCATATAGATGATGGAACTGTTTCAGAAAACGATTTATTCGAAAGTGAAAAAGAATATCAAAACAATGAAAGAAAcgaagaaatatatttcttagttatcttgaaaaaaaaaatgtacgGATTTAATGGAgaaaaatgcatatttttaaaaaatgatgaaaatatcaACTGCAGAATATGCTTACATGGTAATATAGTAGACATAATTAAAGATAGTGCAGTAAATTccaaaattaataattccACATTTGTTATGAACAAAAAACCATGTTTAAATGACCATGaagattataaaaatttaaaaataatgaaagaaaaggaaaaaattgGATTAATTGAAAAAGTAATTGATAATACTACTTTATTATGCAAAAATGTTTTTGCCTCTTCAAATCAAGTCACAGCTTATTTGACCCAAAAAATTTATCTCATACCCTTAGAacatcaaaaaaataaaaatgtgtgCAAAACAGCAACCATTGGCTATATAGCCAAATCTTTTgcaaaaaatggaaaattcATTGTTCATTTTGATGATGATATTTCGCATATTAaggataatataaaattgtacATAATTATGATTAAGTATTACAAAGACattttcacaaaaaaaaaaattttcatgtaa
- a CDS encoding phosphatidate cytidylyltransferase, putative, which yields MINILLVCLLSITNIQKNNFISYQYTYIWLFLTILCNAIIVVNLYYENGVKGKYEKWKNNDFFPFISCSLTIGKYYKGEALSSWSNIIKNKKNDKFYNFPKKTKLLIDFLKLFVCTYVENFFSFFFLPFLSTLLFLKYGIFRYEIAKLSLIFVNLFAISSVCLRYVQINILSYILCHISLFAVTLAIIKVKENVFICFLLFMVIFTFYHILLIAIFCLANKVFSFMNGVLISTIGAIFLTISLYSLTYDYLNIKVFPGPFFLILSKLILSTALYGGYCAYFIQNGDEKKQNKRKIIISTFFFFFYNIYNFFFKEYNIGNINGRKFVDYAMSLIRMNDNFILIASWFFITILYLIFINFLTKKRANLIYVRKHYHFLLFLNTNLAFWAGKVELLTIVLSFILPLFILIEILRKNYENSFNSNNWLNRFFTRFIDDRDRQGLILTHIYLLAGVYLPIAIDVVLSNTNYIYDKKEIIYLFRETNLILYCSGLHSICIGDSFAAIGGRLYLTPKITKTNNKSYLGFFFFFCTTFVSLLFFSYLQKNDFTNTKECFIISLFGAIFEAYLNDIDNLLLPIFSFCVYLCFEE from the exons ATGATTAACATCCTTCTAGTTTGTTTATTGAGTATAACAaacatacaaaaaaataattttatttcctaccaatatacatatatatggttatttttaacaattttatgCAACGCAATAATCGttgttaatttatattatgaaaatggGGTAAAAGggaaatatgaaaaatggaaaaataacGATTTCTTTCCATTTATTAGTTGTTCCTTAACTATAgggaaatattataaaggCGAGGCATTGTCAAGTTGgtcaaatattataaagaataaaaaaaatgataaattttataattttcctaaaaaaacaaaattattaatcgattttttaaaattatttgtatgCACATATGtggaaaattttttttcttttttttttctcccATTTTTGTCTACACTTCTGTTCCTTAAATATGGCATTTTTCGTTATG aAATCGCAAAATTGTCTCTCATTTTTGTAAACTTATTTGCTATTTCAAGTGTATGCCTGAGATATGTTCAGATTAACATTTtgtcatatattttatgtcaTATATCGTTGTTTGCTGTAACCTTAG ctataataaaagtgaaagaaaatgtatttatatgttttttgcTTTTTATGGTGATTTTCAccttttatcatattttattaatagcAATATTTTGTCTGGCAAATAA aGTATTTTCATTCATGAATGGGGTACTTATAAGTACGATTGGggcaatttttttaaccatttcattatatagTCTAACTTATGATTATTTAAACATTAAGGTATTTCCTGgaccattttttttaattttaagcAAATTg ATACTGAGCACAGCTTTATATGGAGGATATTGCgcatattttatacaaaatggCGACgagaaaaaacaaaacaaaaggaaaattattatatcaacattttttttttttttctataatatatacaactttttttttaaagaatataacataggaaatataaatg GCAGGAAGTTCGTAGATTATGCAATGAGCCTTATAAGAATGaatgataattttattttaatagcATCATGGTTTTTCataacaatattatatttaatttttataaacttcttaacaaaaaaacgagcaaatttaatatatgtaaggaagcattatcattttcttctttttttgaataCCAATTTAGCATTTTGGGCTggaaaa GTTGAGTTGCTCACAATCGTGTTGTCATTTATATTGCCGCTTTTTATCCTGATTGAgattttaagaaaaaattacgaaaattcatttaattcTAATAACTGGCTGAATCGATTTTTTACAag GTTTATCGATGATAGAGATCGCCAGGGATTAATTTTAACACACATATATCTTTTAGCTGG AGTATACTTACCAATTGCCATTGATGTTGTTTTGAGCAACactaattatatttatgataaaaaagaaatcatatatttatttcgagaaacaaatttaattttatactGTTCTGGACTACATTCCATATGTATAGGGGATTCATTT gCGGCAATAGGAGGGCGTTTATATCTCACCCCCAAAATCAcgaaaacaaataataaatccTATTTAg gtttttttttttttttttgtactACCTTCGTATCGctacttttttttagctACCTCCag AAAAACGATTTTACTAATACGAAAGAATGCTTTATTATATCGTTATTTGGAGCTATATTCGAG gcTTATTTGAACGATATCGATAATTTACTTTTAccaattttttctttttgcGTGTATTTATGTTTTGAAGAATAA
- a CDS encoding phenylalanine--tRNA ligase alpha subunit, putative gives MNINEEDSQKNAELENFLNILEIEFNINKKDLESEKKEDFDYYNNLKKDKGIEVFRNKYTNSINISNKYGIDHNKVMGIIKKLETLYYIINIVKSFNIYDLTDEGNNYLKNGSPEYVVLKYIFEKKKCTMDELKKIYGKKGEIGININLKEKLIQLNKVEKCLSCNLDNINNQFDDITQKCLNLVNTLGNDEENLFKEVTNLYLVNNKPPNCNIDCGIKIINELKKRKLIEIKKKTYSEIIKTSNFKKEIKKQITDLNYLLIKNDEYKKYDIKKYNFYSSGKKINKGSIHLLTKQMKFFKDIFISLGFEEMNTQNYIESSFWCFDALYIPQQHPSRDLQDTFFVKYPEYSKENFIDKEYIENVKRVHTRGDYGSFGWNYKWKLEESQKNVLRTHTTANSCRTLFKLAKLYKDKGHIISKKYFSIDRVFRNENLDSTHLAEFHQIEGLVIDKNIGLSQLIAMLSAFYKYIGIHKLKFKPTFNPYTEPSMEVYGYHEEHKKWLEVGNSGIFRPEMLMPMGFPKNVSVMAWGLSLERPTMIKYGINNIRELFGFKSVV, from the coding sequence atgaatataaacGAAGAGGATAGCCAAAAAAATGCAGAGTTAGAAAATttcttaaatatattgGAAATAGAAtttaacataaataaaaaagatttagaaagtgaaaaaaaagaagatttcgattattataataatttaaaaaaagataaaggAATAGAAGTGTtcagaaataaatatacaaattcaataaatataagtaataaatatggaaTAGATCATAATAAAGTTATGggaattattaaaaaattagaaacattatattatattattaatattgttaaaagctttaatatatatgatttaaCAGATGAAggaaataattatttaaagaatGGATCCCCTGAGTATGTTgtcttaaaatatatttttgagaaaaaaaaatgtactatggatgaattaaaaaaaatatatggtAAAAAAGGAGAAATtggaataaatataaatttaaaagaaaaattaatccaattaaataaagttgaaaaatgtttaagttgtaatttagataatataaataatcaaTTTGATGATATAACACAAAAATGTCTAAATCTGGTAAATACACTAGGGaatgatgaagaaaatcTTTTTAAAGAAGTTactaatttatatttagtGAATAATAAACCCCCAAATTGTAATATAGATTGTggaattaaaataattaatgaaCTTAAAAAGCGTAAATtaattgaaataaaaaaaaaaacatatagcgaaataattaaaacaagcaattttaaaaaagagataaaaaaacaaattacagatttaaactatttattaataaaaaacgatgaatataaaaagtatgatataaaaaaatataatttctaTTCAAGtggtaaaaaaattaataaaggTAGTATACATCTTTTAACAAAACAaatgaaattttttaaagatatatttatttcccTTGGATTTGAAGAAATGAATactcaaaattatattgaaTCATCATTTTGGTGTTTTGatgcattatatataccaCAACAACATCCAAGTAGAGATTTACAAGacacattttttgtaaaatatcCAGAATATTCTAAggaaaattttattgataaagaatatattgaaaatgttaaaaGAGTGCACACACGTGGTGATTATGGAAGTTTTGGATGGAACTATAAATGGAAATTAGAAGAAAGccaaaaaaatgttttaagAACTCATACTACTGCAAATTCTTGTCGAactttatttaaattagcTAAATTGTATAAAGATAAAGGACATATTAtatctaaaaaatattttagtaTAGATCGAGTATTTcgaaatgaaaatttagaTAGCACACATTTAGCAGAATTTCATCAAATTGAAGGGTTAGTAATTGATAAGAATATTGGTTTATCACAATTAATAGCAATGTTATCTgctttttataaatatataggaatacataaattaaaatttaaaccAACTTTTAATCCATATACAGAACCATCTATGGAAGTTTATGGATATCATGAagaacataaaaaatggcTAGAAGTTGGAAATAGTGGAATATTTCGACCTGAAATGTTAATGCCAATGGGATTTCCAAAAAATGTTTCTGTGATGGCATGGGGACTAAGCTTGGAAAGACCAACCATGATAAAATATGGTATCAATAATATTAGGGAACTTTTTGGTTTTAAGAGTGTAGTATAG